One Streptococcus gallolyticus subsp. gallolyticus DSM 16831 DNA window includes the following coding sequences:
- the bioD gene encoding dethiobiotin synthase yields the protein MDNQFIICGIDTDCGKSTASVLLHQYFKEKLNKNSIIIKPLQTGKNLDTDFYTSCGIPQENIINFETYRSETSLHLAALLEQKNIQLEHIVQQIIKQVESHSLSPVIIEMAGGIMSPINQKQSMLDIVKAVNLPVILVVSSYLGSLNHTLLTLKVLQSEGIDIFGIIFNQVRTVEGIITDSNEYIKNLTELPILGYIPYLNDYKQRMKSENDKNRLIKNWRV from the coding sequence ATGGATAATCAATTTATAATTTGCGGAATAGATACTGATTGTGGGAAATCCACAGCGTCAGTATTACTACATCAATATTTCAAAGAGAAATTGAATAAGAATTCTATCATCATTAAACCTCTTCAAACTGGTAAAAATTTAGATACTGATTTTTATACTTCTTGCGGGATTCCACAGGAAAATATTATTAATTTTGAAACCTATAGATCAGAAACTTCACTTCATCTAGCTGCATTGCTTGAGCAAAAAAATATTCAATTAGAACACATTGTTCAACAGATTATAAAACAAGTAGAATCTCATAGTTTATCACCTGTTATTATAGAAATGGCAGGTGGGATAATGTCTCCAATTAATCAAAAACAATCAATGTTAGACATTGTTAAAGCTGTCAATCTTCCTGTTATTTTAGTAGTATCTTCATACCTTGGGTCACTGAATCATACTTTACTAACATTAAAAGTTTTACAATCTGAAGGGATTGATATTTTTGGAATAATATTTAATCAAGTGAGGACAGTAGAAGGGATAATCACAGATAGCAATGAATATATAAAAAATTTAACTGAGTTGCCGATATTAGGATACATACCATATTTGAATGATTATAAACAAAGAATGAAGTCAGAAAATGACAAGAATAGACTCATAAAAAATTGGAGAGTGTGA
- a CDS encoding ABC transporter ATP-binding protein, whose amino-acid sequence MTDLITIDNVTKKYGDKTALANANLAIEKGDFVALVGMSGSGKTTLLRMVAGLEQPSQGTISQNGVLIRSLNEKARVMFQDDRLLPWMTVRENLSFGNKSDKMTKEADELLKLVGLSDFADYYPAHLSGGQKQRVALARALMYHPELLLLDEPLGALDALTRRKMQDLILDICQSRDFTTMLVTHDIDEAARMANKIVVVKHSTIVDIVDNPYRKDDSYEGKAKRAEIVDNILATIYAE is encoded by the coding sequence ATGACAGATTTGATTACCATTGATAATGTCACAAAGAAATACGGTGATAAAACAGCGCTAGCAAATGCTAATTTAGCTATTGAAAAAGGTGACTTTGTAGCCCTTGTCGGCATGAGCGGTAGCGGAAAGACTACCTTACTACGAATGGTCGCAGGGCTCGAACAACCAAGCCAAGGAACCATCAGCCAAAATGGTGTTCTGATAAGGTCTTTGAATGAGAAAGCGCGTGTCATGTTTCAAGATGACCGCTTATTGCCATGGATGACTGTGCGAGAAAATCTTTCATTTGGAAATAAGTCAGATAAAATGACAAAAGAAGCTGACGAGCTTTTAAAGCTTGTTGGTTTGTCGGATTTTGCGGATTATTACCCAGCTCATTTGTCAGGAGGGCAAAAACAGCGTGTGGCTTTGGCGCGTGCGCTTATGTATCACCCTGAATTGTTGCTGCTTGATGAACCATTAGGGGCTCTTGATGCTTTAACACGTCGAAAAATGCAGGACTTGATTCTTGATATTTGTCAATCACGCGATTTTACGACGATGCTTGTCACGCATGATATTGACGAAGCTGCACGTATGGCAAATAAAATCGTTGTCGTCAAACATTCGACTATTGTTGATATTGTCGATAATCCTTATCGCAAAGACGATAGCTATGAAGGAAAAGCTAAACGAGCAGAAATTGTTGACAACATTTTAGCCACGATTTATGCTGAATAA
- the bioB gene encoding biotin synthase BioB, giving the protein MISKRDCLNILQSDGNWWEYYAQAILVKKNRSGNRIRLNTLLNAKSGLCAEDCGYCSQAKGSKSNIERYGLLPKNQIIRQAIIAKRNNSSVFCIALSGTRPTDKEISILCDVISEIKRIMTIEICLSIGLVRDDQLVKLKAAGVDRINHNLNTPRDNYPKITTTHTYQDRLDTLEVLRRNNINTCSGFICGMGETDEQLIELAFDLKSREPYSVPVNFLLPIKGTKLEGRNELTPMRCLKILVMLRLLFPDTELRISAGREYHLGEMQQLAILIVDSIFLGNYLTEKGAKISEDQKLIQGLGLTVEGECNG; this is encoded by the coding sequence ATGATTTCAAAAAGAGACTGTTTAAATATTTTACAAAGTGACGGAAATTGGTGGGAATATTATGCGCAAGCTATTTTAGTGAAAAAAAATAGATCAGGGAATCGTATTAGACTAAATACTCTACTGAATGCCAAAAGTGGTTTGTGCGCTGAGGATTGTGGCTATTGCTCTCAGGCTAAAGGTAGTAAGTCAAACATTGAGCGTTATGGATTATTACCTAAAAATCAAATTATTAGACAAGCTATTATTGCCAAACGAAATAATTCCAGCGTTTTTTGTATTGCATTAAGTGGTACAAGACCAACAGATAAGGAAATTTCTATATTATGTGATGTTATATCGGAAATAAAGCGTATTATGACTATTGAAATTTGTCTATCTATTGGTTTAGTTCGTGATGACCAACTAGTAAAATTAAAAGCAGCTGGTGTTGATAGAATTAATCATAATTTGAATACGCCACGAGATAATTATCCTAAAATTACGACGACACATACTTATCAAGATCGTTTAGATACGCTAGAAGTTTTAAGAAGAAATAATATCAATACTTGTTCGGGATTTATTTGTGGAATGGGAGAAACGGATGAACAGTTAATAGAGTTGGCTTTTGATTTGAAAAGTCGAGAACCTTACTCGGTTCCAGTAAATTTCTTGTTGCCTATTAAAGGAACGAAATTAGAAGGAAGAAATGAATTAACTCCTATGAGGTGTTTAAAGATTCTAGTGATGTTGCGTTTGCTTTTTCCGGATACCGAATTGCGTATTAGCGCTGGTCGTGAATATCACTTAGGGGAGATGCAGCAATTAGCAATATTAATTGTGGATTCTATTTTTCTGGGAAATTATTTGACAGAAAAAGGAGCAAAAATTTCTGAAGATCAAAAACTAATTCAGGGTTTAGGATTAACAGTAGAAGGTGAATGTAATGGATAA
- a CDS encoding sulfonate ABC transporter substrate-binding protein: MKNKKIARKSFIFALLVCWIGVAFYGWKQTQADDSSNLQTIVIGYQAGDEFDISQARGELVEKMEAQGYKVVFKEFQNGSAEMQALASGSIDYARIGDTPGVSALAAGTDLTYVAVGGKKDQGSGILVHNDSGIDSAEDLAGKTIAYTQGTSSQYLVMKALAAAGLTTDDVNLVSLDQSAASVAYADGTVDAWANWDPATSQAEVTDNSKLVVSGSDIGDNNCSYIVAASDFAEENEEATALLIEYTNEDMEWANENTDELVDLLTDSLGVDQAVVEKMVSRRTYSMTAMTSESVSELQDIADLFYTEGLIENKVTVSDHVQYAED; the protein is encoded by the coding sequence TTGAAAAATAAGAAAATCGCACGAAAAAGTTTTATTTTTGCTCTGTTAGTCTGCTGGATTGGCGTGGCATTTTACGGCTGGAAACAAACGCAAGCTGACGATTCAAGCAATTTGCAGACGATTGTTATTGGTTACCAAGCAGGTGATGAATTTGATATTTCGCAAGCGCGTGGTGAATTAGTTGAAAAAATGGAAGCGCAAGGCTATAAAGTTGTTTTCAAAGAATTCCAAAATGGTTCTGCTGAAATGCAAGCCTTGGCATCTGGTAGCATTGATTATGCTCGTATCGGTGACACGCCAGGGGTATCAGCGCTTGCTGCAGGAACAGATTTAACCTACGTTGCTGTTGGTGGTAAGAAAGACCAAGGTTCTGGTATTTTGGTGCATAATGATTCTGGAATTGATAGTGCCGAAGATTTGGCTGGAAAAACGATTGCCTACACGCAAGGGACAAGTTCACAATACCTTGTCATGAAAGCTCTAGCCGCAGCTGGCTTAACAACAGATGATGTTAATCTTGTGAGCCTTGACCAAAGCGCCGCAAGTGTTGCCTACGCGGACGGAACTGTTGACGCTTGGGCAAACTGGGACCCAGCAACATCACAAGCAGAAGTAACTGATAATTCAAAATTAGTTGTCAGCGGCTCTGATATTGGTGATAACAACTGTTCTTACATTGTAGCTGCTAGTGATTTCGCTGAAGAAAATGAAGAAGCCACAGCTTTGTTGATTGAATACACCAACGAGGACATGGAATGGGCTAATGAAAACACTGATGAATTGGTTGACCTTTTAACAGATAGCCTCGGTGTTGACCAAGCTGTCGTTGAAAAAATGGTATCTCGCCGCACGTATTCTATGACAGCAATGACATCTGAATCTGTTTCAGAACTACAAGATATTGCCGACTTATTTTACACTGAGGGGTTAATTGAAAATAAAGTAACCGTTAGTGACCATGTGCAATACGCAGAGGATTGA
- a CDS encoding acyltransferase, with protein MLKIALSFKVDNGCQVNLTEGAAILPTEAKKKKRYLYEVDLMRCIFIFGVLINHVSSLFTNAVSKSSGAYEFFTATHLMPHFTRMGFMFVTGLVLFLGNYKKDHLDIVPFWIKRFKGSGIPYVFWNGFYILITLLVMGSFTFPEWLGEWGDALLHGNRFYLYYILVTMQLYLIFPIMLWLYKRFVNRHNLIISISALIQLLFLFYIKYIFPHQDHTNWPYLFRSYGMFVLTYQFYFMAGAYVSIHYDKVTTLLMTYQKRIYAITACLSLGTIGLYYYNTKILGLSRHYAHLVHQPYMMIYAIFMIATIFALSLHYARNREKSSLQWLRRSVDLSSKLSFGIYLTQTASLAIFGLVIDWINPYLSDVALALLFPLGYLLVLGGAWLISYFCYKVSPFGILIGRPNHIKKGN; from the coding sequence GTGCTTAAGATAGCATTAAGTTTTAAGGTGGATAATGGTTGCCAAGTAAATTTAACAGAAGGAGCAGCCATTTTGCCAACAGAAGCGAAAAAAAAGAAGAGGTACCTTTATGAGGTTGACCTCATGCGCTGTATTTTTATTTTTGGAGTGCTGATTAATCATGTTAGTTCTCTATTTACCAACGCCGTATCTAAAAGTTCAGGAGCTTATGAATTTTTCACGGCAACTCACTTAATGCCCCATTTTACACGTATGGGGTTTATGTTTGTCACGGGACTTGTGCTATTTTTAGGAAATTATAAAAAGGACCATTTGGATATTGTACCTTTTTGGATTAAACGTTTTAAAGGTTCAGGAATTCCGTACGTTTTTTGGAATGGATTTTATATTCTAATCACGTTATTGGTTATGGGAAGTTTTACTTTTCCTGAATGGCTTGGAGAATGGGGAGATGCCCTTTTACATGGGAATCGCTTTTACCTTTACTATATTTTGGTAACCATGCAACTTTACTTGATTTTTCCAATCATGCTTTGGTTGTATAAGCGATTTGTGAATCGACATAACCTTATTATTTCCATTTCAGCGCTTATTCAGTTGCTTTTTCTTTTCTATATCAAATACATTTTTCCACATCAAGACCATACGAATTGGCCATATCTTTTCCGGTCCTACGGAATGTTTGTCTTGACTTATCAATTTTACTTTATGGCTGGTGCTTATGTGTCTATTCATTATGATAAAGTCACGACACTTTTGATGACTTATCAAAAGCGAATTTATGCGATAACCGCTTGTCTAAGTCTGGGGACGATAGGGCTTTATTATTACAATACAAAGATTCTTGGGTTAAGTCGTCATTATGCGCATTTGGTTCATCAGCCTTACATGATGATTTATGCGATTTTCATGATTGCAACGATATTTGCGCTTAGTTTGCATTACGCTAGAAATCGTGAAAAATCAAGTCTCCAATGGTTACGTCGCTCGGTTGATTTGTCGTCGAAATTATCATTTGGGATTTATCTGACGCAAACAGCCTCTCTTGCCATTTTTGGCTTAGTGATTGATTGGATTAATCCGTATTTGAGTGATGTAGCCTTGGCTTTGCTTTTCCCATTGGGTTATCTTTTGGTATTGGGTGGTGCGTGGCTAATTTCTTATTTTTGCTACAAAGTATCGCCATTTGGCATTTTAATTGGTCGTCCAAATCATATAAAGAAAGGAAATTAA
- a CDS encoding AMP-binding protein, whose amino-acid sequence MTELTKTLTEKLSENAQKPIIKDIQLDTWFTGQDILDDIKQLQDFFQRQGMGYQDTLFLAFGNSALYVPLNQALWQLGMIAHPVSETTPAKELQKYYEAADYPAIIVESDKIEAFEKYAELTAHYLPLKTCPNLIILTKSGHLAPSKLPMETSLALILNTSGTTGKPKQVGLTHQQLLIGAKNSIASHPLTENDRVLVVMPMFHINAQNIIVNATLLSSGQLIIAPKFSASRFWTWIQDYRITWTSVVPTIVTILLKNETSRNTFKPISHLRFVRCGSAILAKSKEIAFQETFGVPILEGMGMTEASGQITLNPPTAIKQGSVGKPFKIDLAIVKDNQLTKQAMQTGELALRGPQVITDYLQPSPSSFKDGWLLTGDIGHLDEDGYLYLEGRKKDFINRGGEKISPVIVEDVLAQLDFIKDVAVIPVADEVYGEVVAAAIILQNAVKPSAALEADIMAFAAEHLAKYCQPTQLYFMADFPRNPTGKLLRRQLIEEVHQLSLEKGK is encoded by the coding sequence ATGACCGAACTAACCAAGACATTAACTGAAAAACTATCTGAAAATGCTCAAAAACCGATTATCAAGGACATTCAGCTAGACACTTGGTTTACAGGGCAGGATATTCTTGATGACATCAAGCAGCTTCAAGATTTTTTTCAAAGGCAGGGAATGGGTTATCAAGATACCTTGTTTTTGGCGTTTGGAAATTCGGCGCTCTACGTTCCTCTCAATCAAGCCCTTTGGCAACTGGGAATGATTGCGCATCCCGTATCTGAAACGACACCAGCTAAAGAATTGCAAAAGTATTATGAAGCAGCTGATTACCCAGCTATCATCGTAGAATCTGACAAGATTGAGGCTTTTGAAAAATATGCAGAGCTGACAGCGCATTATCTTCCGCTGAAAACTTGCCCAAATTTGATTATTTTAACGAAGTCAGGTCATCTAGCCCCTTCAAAGTTGCCTATGGAGACCAGTCTGGCGCTCATTCTTAACACTTCAGGAACGACAGGAAAACCAAAACAAGTCGGCTTAACGCATCAACAGTTGCTAATTGGTGCTAAAAACAGCATTGCTAGCCACCCTCTTACTGAAAATGACCGTGTGTTGGTTGTGATGCCCATGTTTCACATCAATGCTCAGAATATCATTGTCAATGCAACGCTTTTGTCATCTGGACAGCTAATCATTGCACCCAAATTCAGCGCTAGCCGTTTTTGGACATGGATTCAAGACTATCGCATCACGTGGACATCTGTCGTGCCAACGATTGTAACGATTTTATTGAAAAATGAAACATCACGCAATACCTTCAAGCCAATTTCTCATCTGCGATTTGTTCGGTGCGGCTCGGCTATTTTAGCAAAAAGTAAAGAAATTGCCTTTCAAGAAACGTTTGGTGTCCCCATTTTAGAGGGAATGGGAATGACCGAAGCAAGTGGTCAGATTACCTTAAATCCGCCGACAGCAATCAAGCAAGGGTCAGTTGGGAAACCTTTTAAGATTGATTTGGCAATTGTCAAAGATAATCAGCTGACTAAGCAAGCCATGCAAACTGGCGAGCTTGCCCTTCGTGGACCGCAAGTGATTACTGATTATTTGCAACCAAGTCCGTCATCGTTTAAAGATGGCTGGTTACTGACTGGAGACATTGGGCATTTGGACGAAGATGGCTACCTTTACCTTGAAGGACGGAAAAAAGATTTTATCAACCGAGGTGGCGAGAAAATTAGTCCTGTTATTGTCGAGGATGTGTTGGCGCAGCTCGATTTCATCAAAGATGTTGCTGTCATACCAGTAGCTGATGAGGTTTACGGCGAGGTTGTGGCGGCTGCCATTATCCTGCAAAATGCTGTCAAACCTTCAGCAGCCTTGGAAGCTGATATTATGGCATTTGCCGCAGAACATCTGGCAAAATATTGTCAACCAACACAGCTTTATTTTATGGCTGACTTTCCGAGAAATCCAACTGGAAAATTATTACGTCGCCAGTTGATTGAGGAAGTTCACCAATTATCCCTTGAGAAAGGAAAATAG
- a CDS encoding AMP-binding protein, producing MTQLVDDLKARLLENAEREFLKDISLNRWFTGQDVEDDIAIFQEAFRRNGLGKDDVVFMALENSAVYIPMNQAMWRYGITAHPVASTTPIAELVADYDENQYPAMIFNQEKAAAFKENAELRYEVLHLKTFPDLVLLSRKDNDNTHKEMAPTEDTLGWILNTSGTTGKPKQVGLSHRFMRLAGEDDLVSHRMTKDDTVLIVMPMFHINAQELIVVSTLLSNGRIVIAPKFSASHFWQWITAHHCTWSSVVPTIVTILLKNQQSLDNFDPNHQLRFIRCASAMLPINRNREFSETFGVPILEGYGMTESCSQCTLNPIDAIKVGSVGKPYGSEVKIVDGDDLTMKAGIEGEIAIRGPHVITDYLSPSPKSFRDGWLLTGDLGYYDEDGYLWLNGRSKNVINRGGEKINPTVIENVIGNLDFVRGIAAVPLPDDIYGEIVAAAIILQPDVVASAELKEEVREYCAKHLVKHECPTEIYFVEAFPLNPTNKIMRPQLSQMLAKQRKAETV from the coding sequence ATGACACAGTTAGTTGATGATTTAAAGGCACGTTTGTTGGAAAATGCGGAGCGTGAATTTTTAAAAGATATCTCTCTTAATCGCTGGTTTACGGGGCAAGATGTGGAAGATGATATTGCTATTTTTCAAGAGGCTTTTAGGCGGAATGGTCTTGGAAAAGATGATGTCGTTTTTATGGCTCTGGAAAATTCAGCGGTTTATATTCCGATGAATCAGGCGATGTGGCGTTATGGGATTACCGCGCATCCTGTGGCAAGTACAACACCGATTGCAGAATTGGTAGCAGATTATGATGAGAATCAGTATCCTGCAATGATTTTCAATCAGGAAAAAGCGGCTGCTTTCAAAGAAAATGCTGAATTGCGCTACGAAGTGTTACATCTTAAAACATTTCCAGATTTGGTCTTGCTAAGTCGTAAGGACAATGATAATACGCACAAAGAAATGGCACCGACTGAAGATACCTTGGGCTGGATTTTGAATACGTCTGGGACGACAGGAAAGCCTAAGCAAGTTGGACTTTCGCACCGTTTTATGCGCTTGGCTGGTGAGGACGACTTGGTGTCGCACCGCATGACAAAAGACGATACTGTTTTGATTGTGATGCCTATGTTTCACATCAATGCGCAAGAATTGATTGTCGTTTCGACCTTGTTATCAAATGGTCGGATTGTGATTGCACCGAAATTTAGCGCTAGTCACTTCTGGCAATGGATTACTGCACATCATTGTACATGGAGTTCTGTGGTGCCAACGATTGTAACGATTTTGCTGAAAAATCAACAGTCGTTAGATAATTTTGACCCTAATCATCAATTGCGTTTTATTCGTTGTGCATCAGCCATGTTGCCAATCAATCGTAATCGTGAATTTTCAGAAACATTTGGTGTGCCAATTCTTGAAGGCTATGGTATGACAGAATCTTGTAGTCAATGTACTCTCAACCCAATTGATGCTATAAAGGTTGGTTCTGTTGGTAAACCTTATGGTAGTGAAGTCAAAATCGTTGACGGTGATGACTTGACCATGAAAGCTGGCATTGAAGGTGAGATTGCCATTCGCGGACCACACGTTATTACAGACTATTTATCACCAAGTCCAAAATCATTCAGAGATGGCTGGTTGTTAACAGGAGACCTTGGTTATTATGACGAGGATGGTTATCTTTGGTTAAATGGTCGCAGTAAAAATGTCATCAATCGCGGCGGCGAAAAAATCAATCCGACCGTCATTGAGAATGTTATCGGAAATTTAGATTTTGTCAGAGGAATTGCGGCGGTGCCATTACCAGATGATATTTATGGTGAAATCGTTGCGGCGGCTATCATTTTGCAACCCGATGTTGTGGCAAGTGCTGAATTAAAAGAAGAAGTCAGAGAATATTGTGCCAAACATTTGGTTAAACACGAGTGTCCGACAGAAATTTATTTTGTGGAAGCTTTCCCACTCAATCCAACCAATAAAATCATGCGTCCACAGCTGTCACAAATGCTTGCCAAACAACGAAAGGCTGAAACTGTATGA
- the ahpC gene encoding alkyl hydroperoxide reductase subunit C, which translates to MSLIGKPIVEFSADAYHNGEFIKVSNDDLQGKWAIFCFYPADFSFVCPTELGDLQEQYAELQKLGVEVYSVSTDTHFVHKAWHDDSDVVGTITYAMIGDPAHVLSEGFEVLGEDGLAQRGTFIVDPDGIVQAVEINADGIGRDASTLLDKVRAAQYIRKHPGEVCPAKWKEGEDTLKPSLDLVGKI; encoded by the coding sequence ATGTCACTTATTGGAAAACCTATCGTTGAATTTTCAGCAGATGCTTATCATAATGGAGAATTTATCAAGGTATCAAATGATGATTTACAGGGAAAATGGGCGATTTTTTGTTTCTATCCCGCTGATTTCTCGTTTGTTTGTCCAACGGAACTTGGTGATTTACAAGAACAATATGCAGAGCTTCAAAAACTTGGTGTTGAAGTGTATTCCGTTTCAACAGATACGCATTTCGTTCATAAAGCTTGGCACGATGATTCTGATGTTGTCGGAACAATCACTTACGCTATGATTGGTGATCCAGCTCATGTTTTATCAGAAGGCTTTGAAGTTCTTGGTGAAGATGGTTTGGCACAGCGTGGCACATTTATCGTGGATCCTGATGGTATTGTTCAAGCCGTTGAAATTAATGCCGATGGCATTGGACGTGATGCAAGTACTCTTTTAGATAAAGTGCGTGCTGCACAATATATCCGAAAACATCCAGGAGAAGTTTGTCCTGCAAAATGGAAAGAAGGAGAAGACACATTAAAACCAAGTTTGGATTTAGTAGGTAAAATCTAA
- a CDS encoding ABC transporter permease subunit codes for MKRLTVKKSDVVLNILPWLIPALLIIFWQIGVMAGWITSSFIPSPWSVLKQGVSLFKKGTLQENISISLYRASVGFVIGGGIGFLLGVINGVSRVARMTFDSTIQMLRNIPHLALIPVVILVLGIGETAKISLVAIGCLFPMYINTYHGITSVDSHLVEMGKSYGLSRLQMFRKIIFPGAMPTILMGVRYALGVMWTTLIVAETVSADSGIGYMSTNAQQFMNMKTIFLCILIYALLGKLSDFIAKNLEDILLDWRN; via the coding sequence ATGAAAAGATTAACAGTAAAAAAATCAGATGTTGTTTTAAATATCCTACCGTGGTTAATCCCAGCTTTGCTCATTATCTTTTGGCAAATCGGTGTCATGGCAGGTTGGATTACCAGTTCTTTTATCCCTTCACCTTGGAGCGTTTTAAAACAAGGCGTAAGCTTATTTAAAAAAGGAACGCTACAAGAAAATATCAGTATCAGTTTATACCGCGCTAGCGTTGGCTTTGTCATCGGAGGAGGAATCGGCTTTCTTCTCGGTGTCATCAACGGCGTTTCACGTGTGGCGCGAATGACCTTTGATTCAACCATTCAAATGTTGCGAAATATTCCACATTTGGCTTTGATTCCTGTGGTTATCCTAGTGTTGGGAATCGGTGAAACAGCCAAAATCAGTTTGGTTGCTATCGGTTGCCTATTTCCAATGTACATCAACACTTACCACGGAATTACGTCTGTTGATTCGCACTTGGTAGAAATGGGAAAATCCTACGGATTATCACGTCTGCAAATGTTCCGTAAAATTATTTTCCCTGGTGCCATGCCAACGATTCTAATGGGTGTCCGCTATGCTTTGGGTGTCATGTGGACAACGTTGATTGTTGCCGAAACAGTATCAGCGGATTCTGGGATTGGTTACATGTCAACCAACGCCCAACAATTTATGAACATGAAAACGATTTTCCTATGCATTCTCATCTATGCCTTGCTAGGGAAATTGTCAGATTTCATTGCTAAAAATCTGGAAGATATTTTACTAGACTGGCGCAATTAG
- the ahpF gene encoding alkyl hydroperoxide reductase subunit F — translation MALDAEIKTQLSQYLALIESDIVFQANLGTDENSKKVRDFIDEIVSMSDKIGFEEKKLSRTPAFRIAKKGQESGVEFAGLPLGHELTSLILALLQVSGRPPKVDEEVIDRIKAIDTPLHFETYVSLSCHNCPDVVQAFNIMAVINPNISHTMIEGGMFQDEVKAKGIMSVPTVFHNDEILTSGRTNIEQLLDLIAGPVSETTFADKGIFDVLVIGGGPAGNSAAIYAARKGIKTGLLAETFGGQVMETVGIENMIGTSYIEGPALMSQVEEHTKSYDVDIMKAQKAIAIHKKDVIEVTLANGAILKSKTAILSLGAKWRNINVPGEVEFRNKGVTYCPHCDGPLFTDKKVAVIGGGNSGLEAAIDLAGLASHVYILEFLPELKADKVLQDRAEAHDNITILKNVATKEILGDEQVTGLIYTDRETGEDKTLDLEGVFVQIGLVPNTDWLKDSGIDLNNRGEIIVDNQGSTTVAGIFAAGDCTDQAYKQIIISMGSGATAALGAFDYLIRMND, via the coding sequence ATGGCATTAGATGCAGAAATCAAAACACAATTGTCGCAATATCTTGCATTAATTGAATCTGATATTGTTTTTCAGGCTAATCTTGGAACAGATGAAAATTCTAAAAAAGTCAGAGATTTCATTGATGAAATCGTCTCAATGAGTGATAAGATTGGTTTTGAAGAGAAGAAGCTTAGTCGTACGCCTGCTTTTCGAATTGCTAAAAAAGGACAAGAATCTGGTGTTGAATTTGCCGGCTTACCACTGGGACATGAGTTGACTTCATTGATTTTGGCACTTTTACAGGTTTCTGGACGACCACCAAAAGTAGATGAGGAAGTCATCGACCGAATTAAAGCTATTGATACTCCTCTTCATTTTGAAACTTATGTCAGCCTTAGTTGTCATAATTGTCCGGATGTTGTACAAGCTTTCAATATTATGGCTGTGATTAATCCGAATATTAGCCATACCATGATTGAGGGAGGTATGTTCCAAGATGAGGTCAAGGCTAAGGGGATTATGTCCGTTCCAACCGTTTTTCACAATGATGAAATACTGACTTCAGGACGTACCAACATTGAGCAATTACTTGATTTGATTGCAGGACCAGTGTCAGAAACGACATTTGCAGATAAGGGAATTTTTGATGTCTTGGTTATTGGTGGCGGACCGGCTGGAAATAGCGCAGCTATTTATGCTGCACGAAAAGGAATCAAAACAGGCTTATTAGCCGAAACGTTTGGTGGACAAGTGATGGAAACCGTCGGAATTGAAAATATGATTGGAACATCTTATATAGAGGGACCAGCGCTTATGTCCCAAGTAGAAGAGCACACCAAATCATACGATGTCGATATCATGAAAGCTCAAAAAGCGATAGCTATTCATAAAAAGGATGTTATCGAAGTTACGCTAGCTAACGGTGCTATTCTAAAATCTAAAACAGCCATTCTATCTCTTGGTGCCAAATGGCGTAATATTAATGTTCCGGGAGAAGTTGAATTTAGAAATAAAGGAGTCACTTACTGTCCTCACTGTGATGGACCACTCTTTACAGATAAAAAAGTAGCTGTCATTGGTGGTGGTAATTCAGGGCTTGAAGCTGCCATTGATTTAGCAGGACTTGCTAGCCATGTCTATATTCTTGAATTTTTACCAGAATTAAAAGCTGATAAAGTCTTACAAGATCGTGCAGAAGCACATGATAATATTACTATTTTGAAAAATGTTGCCACAAAAGAAATTTTGGGTGATGAGCAGGTTACGGGACTAATTTATACGGATAGAGAAACTGGCGAGGACAAAACACTTGACTTAGAGGGAGTCTTTGTTCAAATTGGTCTCGTTCCAAATACCGACTGGCTAAAAGATTCTGGCATTGACCTTAATAATCGTGGTGAAATTATTGTGGATAATCAAGGAAGTACAACTGTTGCAGGTATTTTTGCAGCTGGCGACTGTACGGATCAAGCATACAAGCAAATTATTATTTCTATGGGAAGCGGAGCCACTGCAGCCTTAGGTGCATTTGACTACCTTATCAGAATGAATGATTAA